From one Anopheles cruzii chromosome 3, idAnoCruzAS_RS32_06, whole genome shotgun sequence genomic stretch:
- the LOC128270702 gene encoding SUN domain-containing protein 3, with amino-acid sequence MLEKINFDKFGPTDYAARMFGGEVISVASHFSSENDSLLTKLQNIFQKHSHNQMQCIVQDCGTCLAIDGSHGSVLLKLSTNIVLNSLTIEHFPLHAYPRNKHGTYSAIKEFSVWGTNDLNAHDTEIWYGSFWFDYKQDFLQTFHFAADTKTLSVRYVRVKFFSNHGEDYTCIYRLRVHGTPMQTDSLPETA; translated from the exons ATGCTGGAGAAGATTAACTTCGACAAGTTTGGCCCAACCGATTATGCAGCCCGTATGTTTGGCGGAGAAGTTATCTCGGTGGCGAGCCATTTCTCGTCGGAAAACGATAGCCTTCTGACGAAACTACAAAACATCTTCCAGAAGCACTCCCATAACCAAATGCAATGTATCGTGCAG GACTGCGGCACATGCTTGGCTATCGATGGAAGCCACGGCTCAGTTTTACTGAAGCTATCCACTAACATAGTTTTAAATTCCCTCACGATCGAACACTTCCCGCTCCACGCATATCCAAGGAACAAACATGGGACATACAGTGCCATTAAAGAATTTTCTGTCTGG GGAACAAACGATTTGAATGCTCACGACACGGAAATTTGGTATGGATCGTTTTGGTTTGACTATAAACAAGATTTCCTGCAAACTTTCCATTTCGCGGCGGATACCAAAACGTTAAGTGTCCGCTACGTGCGTGTGAAATTTTTCTCCAACCACGGTGAAGACTACACGTGCATTTATCG ATTGCGAGTGCACGGAACTCCGATGCAAACTGACAGCCTCCCGGAGACTGCGTGA